One window of the Colletotrichum destructivum chromosome 4, complete sequence genome contains the following:
- a CDS encoding Putative inositol polyphosphate kinase, with the protein MSSPPRNAENAAPATLVSPAHSSPSPSSSPPIPTTTTIPTTTPTTTTTTTTISAPISSPKPCASPCPSVPAAAASAAAVAVAAAGADGSTADPGTGSDVAGVAFAAAAPQQQQPPFPSSLPPSHPDTPLAQAADLPPATAAVTQHQQDVSSLDPNVKKPRGPAALPRQSGPSLLTQALASARGIPSRTHSHQDQPPQPQSQLSTRSLPSPTADSLLPPSNPSSAAAGLDPLAVDTRNVPSLPGHSASVTPRSAPQLASAPPLDPTNPINAAEPPAADMEIMTSPTYDISSFQGIRAMLLDHRDFLKGTRSRGRGSSLERVDLESRSTGGLRKTRAHSHSTSPDASLSASVAPLDQKLHQDVAVPEVRPKKLEQRFSVGPEKIWSIGSSEAIDGQEDGQVEKSVHEAMIGVEPNARSRKASYSLRFFREGLPKEEKTPGRRKDTRPKEKLSLGHELQDPLSSDIAIEDFAKAASAQPSPRILDKKDWLPKQLERVKTFPLQSPQDGETPILTDSPTQDYFGLRKVNGDIFHKVDSDGARQTGTKASSKHDDSEGEASLPAVQETMTAETRRPSADSSDRGESHEEGDESSEEKISSAVFVPHPGLEEAAERERDVAKPRQTAGSRTTSRAEDFHPWLVKADEPEPEEELSPDQPPDTPSHKPKSKPKRLPGEPNVTLREVQPGTIDDLAVEDGQEPPTAKQVPTHLEEHTHHHQVEHKEPLEAIELIPYKHQVGGHTTLWRFSKRAVCKQLNNRENEFYENVEQDHPDLLPFLPRYIGVLNVTFHKQPRRKSTHKREDMPALERKKTGESGIAVSVSPSKSSTTNGNSNGASQANNTEHRRIISQSLSNAPEPIPTVTFDDNWHILPRNLLQPTPPPTALPTRGRSTSSSGLPENVEESKATSPTRPSLDDRHANSWGATTVNKRLRNEVFNDVFLKQPIPIHKHRRPHQKSMAFRKQQTLRPASSVPDLVRRQDPSAQEGHAPQHPSPLRPSSSSPPPTESIPMERPEHPCHPETAEAEDSDVKDVTGTSAPEPETLADKIIAQKKKRRYSGTGLRRKPRTVTESRGHLKYWEEADDAGYRGEDEGGQSLITSQVNSPMIEAPNTNGASPHEGTAKELSLPVSATEAPQPGGVSEIEHSTYASTVPSEVPSPTQEFRKIPRPVNPKEAQTQRDSRVEYFLLLEDLTAGMKRPCIMDLKMGTRQYGVEATPKKQKSQQGKCARTTSRELGVRVCGLQVWDVKSQSYVFKDKYFGRDLKAGQEFQDALTRFLYDGVDYASILRHIPTILQKLDHLESIVKELDGYRFYAASLLMFYDGDTTSEGNEYDTVVDDSTTDFATDTEESSALREKKRQKKKRGIDFKIADFANSLTKGDLAEGKPCPPQHPNEPDRGFLRGLRTLRKYFLKIQKDTRAAMGLDSHGRSNRMEDVDDIDMDHLSDEEGSVSE; encoded by the coding sequence ATGTCCAGCCCGCCTCGTAACGCCGAAAATGCCGCACCCGCGACCCTGGTGAGCCCCGCGCattcgtcgccgtcgccgtcgtcgtcgccgcccattcccaccaccaccactattcccaccaccactcccaccactaccactaccactaccaccatCTCCGCCCCCATATCCAGTCCCAAGCCCTGTGCAAGTCCCTGTCCGTCCGTaccagctgctgctgcttctgccgctgccgttgccgttgccgccgctggtGCAGACGGGTCTACTGCAGATCCTGGAACTGGATCTGATGTTGCTGGCGTTGCttttgctgccgccgccccccagcaacaacagccaCCTTTCCCTTCATCCCTCCCGCCATCGCATCCAGACACCCCCCTAGCCCAAGCTGCAGATCTACCCCCTGCCACGGCCGCTGTCACCCAGCACCAGCAGGATGTCTCGAGTCTCGACCCGAATGTTAAAAAGCCCCGAGGCCCTGCCGCCCTCCCGAGGCAGTCCGGTCCGTCCTTGCTAACCCAAGCACTCGCCTCAGCTCGCGGCATCCCTTCGAGAACGCACTCTCACCAAGATCAACCCCCCCAACCCCAGAGCCAGCTGTCGACGCGCTCGCTGCCCTCTCCTACCGCCGACTCTCTCCTCCCACCTAGTaacccctcctccgccgctgctggcctgGATCCCCTCGCCGTCGATACCCGCAATGTTCCCTCCCTTCCCGGCCACAGCGCCTCAGTAACTCCTCGAAGCGCCCCTCAACTCGCCTCTGCACCACCCCTCGACCCTACCAATCCGATCAACGCTGCCGAgcctcccgccgccgacatggAGATCATGACGTCGCCCACCTACGATATTTCTAGCTTCCAAGGCATCAGAGCAATGCTGCTGGACCACAGGGACTTTCTCAAGGGCACGCGATCGCGGGGCAGGGGTTCGTCACTGGAGCGCGTTGACCTAGAGTCGAGATCGACGGGAGGATTGCGCAAGACGCGAGCTCACTCCCATTCTACCAGCCCGGATGCATCTTTGtccgcctccgtcgcccCCCTCGACCAGAAGCTACATCAAGACGTTGCCGTGCCCGAGGTTCGACCCAAGAAACTGGAGCAGCGCTTCTCCGTCGGACCTGAGAAGATATGGTCGATCGGGTCAagcgaggccatcgacggccAGGAGGATGGCCAGGTCGAGAAGTCGGTCCATGAGGCCATGATCGGCGTCGAGCCAAACGCCCGCAGTCGCAAGGCAAGCTACAGCCTCCGGTTTTTTCGCGAAGGCTTgcccaaggaggagaagacaCCCGGCCGCAGAAAGGACACACGccccaaggagaagctctCCCTGGGCCACGAGTTACAAGATCCGCTATCATCGGACATTGCCATTGAAGACTTCGCCAAAGCTGCGAGCGCGCAACCATCTCCCAGGATTCTCGATAAGAAGGATTGGTTGCCAAAGCAGCTGGAAAGGGTCAAGACCTTTCCTCTCCAGTCGCCCCAGGACGGCGAAACCCCTATTCTCACCGACTCTCCGACCCAGGATTACTTTGGCCTGAGAAAAGTCAATGGCGATATTTTCCACAAGGTGGACTCGGACGGTGCCAGGCAGACTGGTACTAAGGCCAGCTCCAAGCATGATGATTCCGAAGGCGAAGCTTCGTTACCTGCAGTGCAGGAGACCATGACTGCTGAGACTCGACGCCCATCTGCTGACAGCAGCGACCGCGGTGAGAGTCATGAGGAGGGTGACGAGTCCAGCGAGGAGAAGATTTCTTCAGCCGTATTCGTACCACATCCCGGCTTGGAAGAGGCCGCAGAGCGCGAGCGAGACGTGGCGAAGCCGAGACAGACGGCGGGCTCCCGCACCACTTCCAGGGCCGAAGATTTCCATCCGTGGCTCGTGAAAGCCGAtgagcccgagcccgaagAGGAGCTGTCCCCCGATCAGCCCCCCGATACGCCCTCTCACAAGCCGAAGTCGAAGCCGAAGCGATTGCCCGGAGAGCCGAATGTGACTCTCCGCGAGGTCCAGCCTGGCACCATCgatgacctcgccgtcgaagacgggcaggagccgccgacggcaaaGCAGGTGCCTACGCATCTTGAAGAGCACacccaccatcaccaagTCGAGCACAAAGAGCCCCTCGAGGCGATTGAGCTCATTCCCTACAAGCACCAAGTCGGGGGACACACCACCCTCTGGCGCTTTTCCAAGAGGGCTGTCTGCAAACAGCTCAACAACAGAGAGAATGAGTTTTATGAGAACGTGGAGCAGGACCATCCGGACTTGCTGCCGTTTCTCCCTCGGTACATCGGCGTGCTGAACGTTACCTTTCACAAGCAGCCCCGGCGCAAGTCAACTCACAAACGCGAGGATATGCCCGCCTTGGAGCGCAAGAAGACCGGAGAGAGTGGCATCGCAGTTTCGGTGTCGCCTTCCAAGTCTAGCACTACCAATGGAAACTCGAACGGCGCATCCCAGGCCAATAACACGGAACACCGCAGGATCATCAGCCAGTCGCTCTCAAACGCGCCGGAGCCCATCCCGACCGTCACCTTTGACGACAACTGGCACATCTTGCCACGAAACCTGCTTcagccgacgccgccgcctaccGCCTTGCCGACTCGGGGCCGAAGTACATCATCTTCTGGTCTGCCTGAAAACGTCGAGGAGAGCAAAGCGACTTCTCCCACAAGGCCCAGCTTGGATGACAGGCACGCCAACAGCTGGGGTGCGACAACCGTTAATAAGCGGCTGCGCAACGAGGTATTTAACGACGTCTTCTTGAAGCAGCCCATCCCGATTCACAAGCACCGTCGTCCTCACCAAAAGTCGATGGCCTTCCGGAAGCAGCAGACCTTACGACCAGCGAGCTCCGTCCCCGATCTAGTGCGCAGGCAGGACCCGTCAGCTCAAGAAGGTCACGCGCCCCAACACCCCAGCCCACTCCGGCCAAGCAGCtcttcaccgccgccgacggaaAGCATCCCGATGGAACGTCCCGAGCATCCTTGCCATCCGGAGACCGCAGAAGCCGAGGACAGCGATGTCAAGGATGTCACCGGCACGAGTGCACCGGAGCCGGAGACGCTGGCGGACAAGATTATtgcgcagaagaagaagcggcGCTACTCCGGAACAGGGCTCCGACGAAAGCCACGAACAGTGACAGAGTCCAGAGGCCATCTCAAGTACTGGGAAGAGGCGGACGACGCTGGGTACAGGGGCGAAGATGAGGGCGGGCAATCTCTTATCACATCGCAAGTAAACTCGCCCATGATCGAGGCGCCGAATACGAATGGTGCGAGTCCTCACGAAGGGACCGCGAAAGAACTGAGCCTTCCGGTGTCTGCCACAGAGGCACCTCAACCCGGAGGCGTCTCTGAGATTGAGCATTCGACTTATGCGTCGACAGTGCCGTCCGAGGTACCGAGTCCCACGCAAGAGTTTCGCAAGATCCCGCGACCGGTGAACCCCAAGGAAGCACAAACGCAGAGGGACTCCCGCGTGGAGTATTTCCTCTTGCTGGAAGACCTCACGGCAGGCATGAAGCGACCATGCATCATGGACCTGAAAATGGGTACTAGGCAGTACGGTGTGGAGGCGACGcccaagaagcagaagtcgCAGCAAGGCAAGTGCGCCAGGACGACATCGCGTGAGCTCggcgtgcgtgtgtgtgggcTCCAGGTCTGGGATGTCAAGAGCCAGAGCTACGTGTTCAAGGACAAGTACTTTGGGCGCGATCTCAAGGCCGGGCAGGAATTCCAAGACGCCCTGACGCGGTTTCTCTACGACGGCGTGGACTACGCCAGCATCTTGCGGCACATACCGACCATCCTGCAGAAACTGGACCACCTCGAGTCGATTGTCAAGGAGCTGGATGGCTACCGCTTCTACGCCGCCAGTCTTCTCATGTTTTACGACGGTGACACGACGAGCGAGGGTAATGAATACGATACAGTCGTTGACGATTCCACGACTGACTTTGCAACCGACACGGAAGAGTCGTCGGCGTTGCGCGAGAAGAAAAggcaaaagaagaagcgcggCATCGATTTCAAGATTGCCGACTTCGCAAACAGCCTGACCAAAGGCGACCTGGCCGAGGGGAAGCCATGCCCGCCTCAGCACCCCAATGAGCCGGATCGTGGTTTCCTCCGAGGTCTTCGTACGTTGAGGAAGTATTTCCTCAAGATCCAGAAAGATACCCGGGCTGCCATGGGCCTGGACAGTCATGGACGGAGTAACAGGATGGAGGACGTCGATGATATCGACATGGACCACCTGTCGGACGAAGAGGGGTCAGTCAGTGAATGA
- a CDS encoding Putative FAD dependent oxidoreductase, FAD/NAD(P)-binding domain superfamily has translation MGSVLSAIRSATKTVGAVARLLLDLNRQYQTLLARVNAAPGMPHERPSSPYWLDDPPFPELVGMQSETLAREADVVVIGSGITGVAVVRGLFAAAAAAATDADEAGDGPKVVVLDARALCAGATGRNGGHVKASPHELFPRLARYVGREGAARLTRFALRTAEAVLEVGGMEGREVAECRVVETVDFFLDAKGYEDGVKGVEELRQWVPEVEVEVLGGEATVERFGAEEGHVFGSLVYKAGALWPYRLVSAIWKELLDAQGGRLALEMNTAVEEVVLDAAGDGERPYVVRTGRGSIRARHVVHATNAHTAQFLTGLRGKMAGVKAHMTAQRPAAAAAAGGDDDGDGDRGGDGFRWKDGSGPGSRSWSIVYGGGMFDYVTQRPNGDVMLGGGFGRSAGQGVDMVGVWDDSGTESMTVAHVAGVMKALFGARWSGNVTRAWSGILAMTGDMAPFVGRVPEALSGAGGKGVALRGRKGEEKKMRLRAKKVDDGEEERWKGAGAGEWVSAGYCGDGMVWAWLCGTALGIMVAGKENVALEKGAGFPGGKLDEWFPRELLITEARVKKADMSNLVDELL, from the coding sequence ATGGGTTCGGTCCTCTCCGCTATCCGGTCCGCGACCAAGACCGTCGGAGCTGTGGCCAGGCTCCTCCTGGACCTCAACAGGCAGTATCAGACGCTGCTAGCCAGGGTCAACGCGGCGCCCGGCATGCCGCACGAgaggccctcgagcccgTACTGGCTCGACGACCCGCCGTTCCCGGAGCTCGTGGGGATGCAGTCCGAGACGCTGGCGCGGGAGGCCGACGTAGTGGTCATTGGAAGCGGCATCAcgggcgtcgccgtcgtcaggGGAttgttcgccgccgccgccgccgccgctacaGACGCAGATGAGGCTGGCGATGGGCCGAAAGTCGTGGTGCTCGACGCGCGGGCGCTGTGCGCAGGCGCCACGGGGCGGAACGGCGGGCATGTGAAGGCGAGCCCGCACGAGCTGTTCCCCCGGCTGGCGCGGTACGTTGGAAGGGAAGGGGCGGCGCGGCTGACGCGGTTCGCGCTTCGGACGGCGGAGGCCGTGCTGGAGGTCGGCGGGatggaagggagggaggtggcGGAGTGCAGGGTGGTCGAGACGGTCGATTTCTTCCTCGACGCGAAGGGGTACGAGGATGGGGtgaagggcgtcgaggagctgaGGCAGTGGGTGCctgaggtcgaggtcgaggtgcTGGGCGGGGAAGCAACGGTCGAGCGGTTCGGGGCAGAGGAGGGCCACGTCTTTGGCAGCCTGGTGTACAAGGCCGGCGCTCTGTGGCCGTACCGGCTTGTCTCGGCGATCTGGAAGGAGCTGCTGGACGCGCAGGGCGGGAGGCTGGCGTTGGAGATGAACACGGCTGTGGAGGAGGTCGTGTTGGATGCCGCGGGCGATGGGGAGAGGCCGTACGTTGTTAGGACGGGGCGGGGTTCGATTCGGGCGAGGCATGTGGTGCACGCGACGAACGCGCATACCGCGCAATTTCTGACGGGGTTGAGGGGGAAGATGGCAGGGGTGAAGGCGCATATGACAGCGCAGcggcccgcggcggcggcggcagcaggtggtgatgacgacggtgatggcgacAGGGGTGGGGACGGTTTCCGGTGGAAGGATGGCAGCGGGCCCGGGAGCCGGTCGTGGAGCATCGTTTACGGCGGGGGTATGTTCGACTACGTGACGCAGCGGCCGAACGGGGACGTGATGCTCGGGGGCGGGTTCGGGCGCAGCGCGGGGCAGGGGGTCGACATGGTGGGCGTGTGGGACGACTCCGGGACGGAGTCGATGACGGTGGCGCACGTGGCAGGCGTCATGAAGGCCTTGTTCGGGGCGCGTTGGAGCGGGAATGTGACGAGGGCGTGGAGCGGGATTCTGGCCATGACGGGGGACATGGCGCCCTTTGTTGGGCGGGTTCCTGAGGCGCTGTCCGGGGCCGGGGGGAAGGGAGTCGCGCTGCGGGGTCggaagggcgaggagaagaagatgaggtTGAGAGCGAAGAAGGTTGATGACGGTGAGGAGGAAAGGTGGaagggggccggggccggggagTGGGTCAGTGCCGGGTAttgcggcgacggcatgGTGTGGGCGTGGCTCTGCGGCACGGCGTTGGGAATCATGGTCGCGGGCAAAGAGAATGTTGCGTTGGAGAAGGGCGCTGGGTTCCCCGGAGGCAAGTTGGACGAGTGGTTCCCCCGGGAGCTGTTGATCACGGAGGCGAGggtcaagaaggccgacATGAGCAACCTGGTGGATGAGTTACTGTGA